One Cupriavidus necator N-1 DNA window includes the following coding sequences:
- a CDS encoding cupin domain-containing protein, which translates to MKAIVSFVAALMLSCLMAAQPAVAAPEAKVTPLRTEPLPEYPGKEVQMIIVEYPPGSVDPVHRHDAHAFVYVLEGSIVMAVKGGKEVTLKAGDTFHEGTNDIHTVGRNASSTQPARFVVFLIKNKGAPILTPVK; encoded by the coding sequence ATGAAAGCAATCGTGTCATTTGTGGCGGCGCTGATGCTGTCGTGCCTGATGGCGGCGCAGCCTGCGGTGGCCGCACCGGAAGCGAAAGTCACGCCGCTGCGGACGGAACCGTTGCCTGAGTATCCGGGCAAGGAAGTTCAGATGATCATCGTAGAATATCCGCCCGGCTCGGTCGACCCTGTGCATCGACATGATGCACACGCCTTTGTCTATGTGCTCGAGGGGAGCATTGTCATGGCGGTCAAGGGTGGCAAAGAGGTGACACTCAAGGCCGGGGATACCTTCCACGAAGGCACCAATGACATCCATACCGTCGGGCGCAATGCCAGTTCCACACAGCCGGCCAGGTTTGTTGTGTTCTTGATCAAGAATAAGGGAGCACCAATTCTGACTCCCGTGAAGTGA
- a CDS encoding SDR family oxidoreductase: MKIVVIGGSGLIGSQLVALLTNAGHAAVAASPRTGVNSVTGEGLDLALKDADVVVDVANAPSWEPQAVLDFFRTSARNLGKAEVAAGVRNHVALSIVGTDRMPGNAYFTAKVAQEEAIEAAGVPYTIVRATQFMEFLGGIADFGTDGTTVRMGDGLFQPIASQDVAAFLAQVALEAPRNGTIEIAGPDRAPFAEIVARYLKSTGDARSVVTDRDALYYGGHVEELSLVPLGDARIGRISLGQWLSQANVE; encoded by the coding sequence ATGAAGATCGTTGTAATCGGTGGTTCCGGCCTGATCGGCTCCCAACTTGTCGCGCTGCTCACCAATGCTGGCCATGCGGCGGTCGCGGCGTCTCCGCGTACCGGCGTGAACAGCGTGACGGGCGAAGGATTGGATCTGGCGCTCAAGGACGCAGACGTCGTTGTGGATGTGGCGAACGCACCATCCTGGGAGCCACAGGCGGTACTCGATTTCTTCCGCACCTCCGCGCGCAATCTCGGAAAGGCCGAAGTGGCCGCGGGCGTGCGCAATCATGTCGCGCTATCAATCGTCGGCACCGACCGCATGCCGGGGAATGCATATTTCACGGCCAAGGTCGCCCAGGAAGAGGCGATCGAAGCTGCCGGCGTGCCGTACACGATCGTGCGCGCCACCCAGTTTATGGAGTTTCTCGGCGGTATCGCGGACTTTGGCACGGACGGCACCACCGTGCGCATGGGCGATGGGCTGTTTCAGCCGATCGCTTCGCAAGACGTCGCGGCATTCCTTGCGCAAGTCGCACTGGAAGCACCGCGGAACGGCACCATCGAGATTGCCGGCCCGGACCGCGCCCCGTTCGCGGAGATCGTTGCGCGCTATCTGAAGTCGACAGGCGACGCCCGCTCGGTCGTGACGGACCGCGACGCCCTGTACTATGGCGGCCACGTCGAAGAACTGTCGCTCGTACCGCTCGGCGACGCGCGGATCGGTCGCATCAGCCTCGGCCAGTGGCTCTCGCAAGCCAATGTGGAGTAA
- the pdxR gene encoding MocR-like pyridoxine biosynthesis transcription factor PdxR — protein MTALTSPLAIEIDRQNRLPIYLQICERFRTAIAAGHLRPGDRVPALRGLATQLNTARGTVEMAYTILVDEGYLQMRGAAGTFVSASLPAAVTRSASGQDREHMRAREGGASAVSDASRSRQPAPRQLAIAVAMSGEPKPLQPGLPALDAFPRKLWNRLVSRCARSGQRAMLAYPDPVGYRALREHIATYLGLSRGVACLPEQVFITAGYRATLELLLRSLASPSDRMWFEDPGYLLARSFLAEAGVQLVPVPIDSEGIDVERGIALDRQARFALVTPSHQAPLGHTLSLARRMALLDWASKGSRWIIEDDYDSEFRYVGRPLPALKSLDKHDRVIYCGTFSKVMFPGLRLAYAVVPERAVERVGRVACSMNAGSPMLLQAAVADFIEQGHFARHVKRMRALYGQRRMLIAHALNQAFGERMIVALPHGGIQFAVEFAEGPDGPVDDVAFASRARDAGLAVLPLSIWYANARTRRTPRGLVLGFANVTDAREASRLARTLHGCLDG, from the coding sequence ATGACCGCACTGACTTCCCCATTGGCCATCGAAATCGATCGCCAGAACCGCTTGCCGATCTATCTGCAGATTTGCGAGCGGTTCAGGACAGCGATCGCGGCCGGGCACCTGCGTCCCGGCGATCGGGTGCCCGCGCTTCGGGGGCTCGCCACGCAATTGAATACGGCCCGGGGTACGGTCGAAATGGCCTATACCATCCTTGTCGATGAGGGCTACCTGCAGATGCGCGGTGCGGCCGGGACGTTCGTATCCGCCTCGCTACCGGCGGCGGTGACGCGTTCTGCAAGTGGACAGGATCGGGAGCACATGCGTGCGAGGGAGGGGGGCGCGTCCGCGGTGTCTGATGCATCGCGCAGTCGGCAGCCGGCGCCGCGTCAGCTGGCAATCGCGGTGGCGATGAGCGGGGAGCCGAAGCCGTTGCAACCCGGGCTGCCGGCACTGGACGCGTTCCCGCGCAAGCTTTGGAACCGGCTCGTTTCGCGTTGCGCGCGCAGCGGTCAACGCGCGATGCTCGCCTACCCGGACCCGGTTGGTTATCGGGCGCTGCGCGAACACATTGCCACCTATCTTGGCTTGTCGCGGGGCGTCGCGTGCCTGCCGGAACAGGTATTCATTACCGCTGGCTACCGCGCGACGCTGGAACTCTTGTTGCGCAGTCTCGCGAGCCCCAGCGACCGCATGTGGTTCGAAGACCCCGGCTATCTGCTCGCGCGCAGCTTTCTGGCCGAAGCCGGTGTTCAACTGGTACCGGTGCCAATCGATAGCGAAGGCATCGATGTCGAGCGCGGCATCGCACTGGACCGGCAGGCGCGTTTTGCACTGGTTACCCCATCGCATCAGGCCCCGCTCGGGCACACGTTGTCGCTCGCCCGGCGCATGGCGCTGCTGGATTGGGCGTCGAAAGGGTCTCGCTGGATCATCGAAGACGACTACGACAGCGAATTTCGATATGTGGGCCGGCCACTGCCGGCTTTGAAAAGCCTCGACAAGCACGATCGCGTGATTTATTGCGGCACGTTCAGCAAGGTGATGTTTCCCGGGCTGCGGCTGGCGTATGCCGTGGTGCCGGAGCGCGCTGTCGAACGCGTCGGGCGCGTGGCGTGCAGCATGAATGCCGGCTCTCCGATGCTATTGCAGGCGGCCGTGGCGGACTTCATCGAACAGGGGCATTTTGCGCGGCACGTGAAGCGGATGCGTGCGTTGTACGGACAGCGACGCATGCTGATTGCGCATGCGCTGAACCAGGCGTTCGGGGAGCGCATGATTGTCGCCTTGCCGCACGGCGGAATCCAGTTCGCGGTCGAGTTTGCCGAAGGCCCCGATGGTCCCGTCGACGACGTGGCCTTTGCCTCGCGCGCACGCGACGCGGGGCTCGCGGTGCTGCCGCTGTCGATCTGGTACGCGAACGCACGCACGCGGCGCACCCCACGCGGCCTGGTATTGGGCTTCGCGAACGTCACCGATGCGAGGGAAGCGTCTCGTCTCGCGCGAACGTTGCACGGATGCCTCGACGGCTAG
- a CDS encoding porin → MKKALFAVAAAACAMSGSAFAQSSSNVTLYGIADAGISFQNHVNGGANGSGSVVGVTSGGLSGSRWGLRGVEDLGSNLKGIFVLESGFDIDSGKSAQGGRLFGRQAYVGLQGNFGAVTLGRQQNSLYDLFGAYDPMAAGPMYSLNSVDNQFNGRADNAIKYTGKFGGLTATGFYSFGRDVNAGLGGEVPGHFKVGTNFGGGVAYANGPFSVGVAYDQFQGSTLASADLAAKRAAIGTSYAFGAAKVFGGYRWMRDEVTTGTARHDNLYWLGANYKFTPAFTLTGAAYYTDARTDSKDSWMFVLNADYALSKRTDAYLSLGYVNNKGNATFGVTGTPNTMSGQNQTGAMLGMRHRF, encoded by the coding sequence GTGAAAAAAGCTCTCTTCGCAGTGGCAGCCGCAGCGTGCGCCATGTCCGGCTCTGCCTTTGCCCAATCGTCGTCCAATGTGACGCTCTATGGCATCGCTGATGCCGGTATCAGTTTCCAAAACCACGTCAATGGTGGCGCCAACGGTAGTGGTTCGGTCGTTGGCGTAACTTCCGGCGGCCTCTCAGGTTCGCGCTGGGGGCTGCGCGGGGTCGAGGACCTCGGCAGCAACCTGAAGGGCATCTTCGTGCTGGAAAGCGGCTTCGATATCGATAGCGGTAAATCCGCGCAGGGTGGCCGGCTGTTCGGTCGCCAGGCCTATGTTGGCCTGCAAGGTAATTTCGGTGCCGTCACGCTCGGCAGACAGCAGAATTCGCTGTATGACCTGTTCGGAGCCTACGACCCCATGGCGGCGGGCCCAATGTACTCGCTGAATTCGGTCGACAATCAATTTAACGGTCGCGCCGACAACGCCATCAAGTACACCGGCAAGTTCGGCGGCTTGACGGCAACCGGCTTCTACAGCTTCGGCCGTGACGTCAACGCTGGTCTCGGCGGCGAAGTGCCGGGCCACTTCAAGGTCGGCACCAACTTTGGCGGTGGTGTGGCCTACGCGAACGGGCCATTCTCGGTGGGCGTCGCGTACGACCAGTTCCAGGGCAGCACCCTGGCTTCCGCGGACCTCGCCGCGAAGCGTGCTGCGATTGGTACGTCGTATGCTTTTGGAGCGGCCAAGGTGTTTGGCGGCTACCGCTGGATGCGTGACGAAGTCACGACTGGTACGGCCCGTCACGACAACCTGTACTGGCTCGGCGCCAACTACAAGTTCACTCCCGCTTTTACGTTGACTGGTGCGGCTTACTACACCGACGCCCGCACCGACAGCAAGGACTCGTGGATGTTCGTGCTGAACGCCGACTACGCCTTGTCCAAGCGCACTGACGCGTATCTGTCGCTCGGCTACGTGAACAACAAAGGCAATGCGACTTTCGGTGTGACCGGTACGCCCAATACGATGTCAGGCCAAAATCAGACCGGCGCAATGCTCGGCATGCGCCATCGCTTCTAA
- a CDS encoding IS3 family transposase, which translates to MKANQARYPLSTMARLLKVSRSGFHAWMERPPSAHAVCDTLLRAQIREIHARSRGTYGMPRVHATLLRRGIHVGRKRVARLMREAGLRGACRQRFICTTHPRHRVDLRLIWCSGTSVPMRPISYGSPMRRIFLPLPAFTIWLSCSTSQPAHHRLGHG; encoded by the coding sequence ATGAAGGCGAACCAGGCTCGCTATCCGCTGTCCACCATGGCTCGGCTGCTTAAGGTCTCGCGCAGCGGCTTCCATGCATGGATGGAACGACCTCCGAGCGCTCATGCCGTGTGTGACACGCTGTTGCGCGCGCAAATCCGTGAGATTCACGCTCGCTCGCGCGGTACCTATGGGATGCCGCGTGTGCATGCCACGTTGCTGCGCCGGGGCATCCACGTCGGGCGCAAGCGCGTGGCGCGTTTGATGCGTGAGGCGGGCCTGCGCGGGGCTTGCCGACAGCGCTTCATTTGCACCACGCACCCGCGCCACAGGGTAGACCTGCGCCTGATCTGGTGCAGCGGCACTTCTGTGCCGATGCGCCCAATCAGCTATGGGTCGCCGATGCGACGTATATTCCTACCGCTGCCGGCTTTTACTATCTGGCTGTCGTGCTCGACGTCCCAGCCGGCGCATCATAGGCTGGGCCATGGGTAG
- a CDS encoding trifunctional serine/threonine-protein kinase/ATP-binding protein/sensor histidine kinase, whose protein sequence is MHSVFRFDADRLVSFQVLWKDGERVLGRGWRLAADGQREAVLALWLATEHPMPANLGRLAHEFSLKEALDPAWAARPLELVREHGRTVLLLEDPGGEPLDRLMGTPMEAGRFLRLAIAMSGALGQFHQRGFIHKDLKPAHILVNQADGAVRLTGFGLASRLLRETQAPTQPDEIAGTLAYMAPEQTGRMNRSVDARSDLYALGVTLYQMLTGTLPFSAGNPMDWVHCHLARQPMAPAERVPASPVQLSAVVMKLLAKTAEERYQTAGGLEADLRRCLAAWESRGRIDTFAPGEHDLPDRLMIPERLYGRDREIGVLLGAFDRVVSGGAPELVLVSGYSGIGKTSVVHELHRALVPHRGLFASGKFDQYKRDIPYATLAQALQGLVRPLLGKSEAELAPWRAALAEALGPNIGLMVPLIPELALILGPQPPMSEVPPRDEQHRFQLVFRRLIGVFAQAAHPLALFLDDLQWLDAATLDLLEHLATQPEVRHLLLIGAYRDNEVTPGHPLLARLTAIRQGGASVGEIMLTSLGRDDVGRLLGDALHCTPERGEALARLVHEKTAGNPFFAIQFLTALAEEGLFAFNHREARWSWDLGQIRAKGFTDNVVDLMLGKLGRLPAATQEALKQLACLGNEAAVGIMTMVLGGSEGTLDAALWEAVQGGLVLRREETYRFPHDRVHEAAYALIAEAARPAAHLAIGRRLAAHTSQEALAERVFEIVGQLNRGAALITAPEERWRLAELNLLAGQRAKGSTAYASALAYLATGAALLPADAWECRHALAFALAFERAACEFLTGASGAAEPRLADLASRVVGLPELAAVTQLRLEHFMALGQRGRAVEVGLDYLRRAGVEWSAHPAKAEVEQEYARMWRQIGDRPIDALIDLPRMADPDAVGTMDVLTALMPPAWYTDENLRALVIGRMANLSLEHGNSDASCLGYAWLSMVLAPQSGDYAAGYRFGKLGLDLVDQRGLDRFKARVYQVVGGHVLQWTHPIRDASSLVRRGFDLSNKQGDRTFAAFTSNNLITHLLASGAPLADMEREAEAAIAFAREAGFGLVVDRITPQRQLARTLRGLTSVFGSFNDSGFDEDRFERHLEQDRGLALVTCWYWIRKLQARFFAADHAGAIAAAERARPLLWTSPSFFEQAEYHFYAALARAACCDAVAAADRVRHLEALAGHHRQLQAWAEHCPGNFENRAALIGAEIARMGGREADAMRLYEQAILSARDNDFIHNQALANELAARFYAARGFEKIAWVYLRDARHGYRRWGAEGKVRQLDGLYPALGEEESAPASTRTIGASVEHLDLATVIAVSQAVSGEIFLDKLVDTLMRTAIEQAGAQRGLLILHQGAGLRIAAEATTCGHAITVQLHDQSVPGTALPLSILHHVLRSRETVVLDNAEAQGPFSVDPYIRLHRARSILCLPLLTQAKLIGVLYLENSLAPRVFVPARAAVLKLVASQAATALENSRLYRDLEQREAKIQRLVEANIIGICIWQLDGRILEANDAFLRMSGYDREDLRSGRLGWADLMPASAQAPGAPLAAFSVAGTVPPFEKDLVRKDGRRVPVLLGSANFEDGVDQGVSFVLDLTERKRAEQALHQARAELAHVARVTTLNALTASIAHEVSQPLAAIVANASAALRWLGRQPPDLAEVREAVEGIVQNGHRASAVIEGMRGLLRKTAAVTVRLDLNELVKETITLISGEVSRHQILLRTELAPGLPLVAGDRVQLQQVLLNLVMNGIEAMTEVADRPRELVIRSLCAKPQTVRVAVEDAGIGLAPQVMERVFDAFYTTKAQGLGMGLAICQSLVESHGGRLWASANSPCGSVFQFALPARQE, encoded by the coding sequence ATGCATTCAGTTTTTCGTTTCGATGCTGACCGTCTCGTCAGCTTCCAGGTCTTGTGGAAGGACGGCGAACGCGTCCTGGGTCGGGGCTGGCGCCTCGCTGCCGATGGCCAGCGCGAGGCGGTGCTGGCCTTGTGGCTCGCGACCGAGCATCCGATGCCTGCCAATCTCGGGCGCCTGGCACACGAATTCAGCCTGAAGGAGGCGCTGGACCCCGCTTGGGCCGCCCGGCCCCTGGAACTGGTGCGCGAACATGGCCGGACGGTCCTGCTGCTGGAGGATCCCGGCGGTGAGCCGCTCGATCGCCTGATGGGCACCCCCATGGAGGCTGGCCGCTTCCTGCGCCTGGCGATTGCCATGAGTGGGGCCCTTGGCCAGTTCCACCAGCGCGGCTTCATTCACAAGGACCTCAAGCCAGCACACATCCTGGTGAACCAGGCCGATGGGGCGGTGCGACTCACCGGCTTCGGGCTGGCTTCGCGGCTGCTGCGCGAGACACAGGCGCCGACGCAACCAGACGAGATCGCCGGCACGCTGGCCTATATGGCGCCTGAGCAGACCGGCCGCATGAACCGGTCGGTCGATGCGCGCAGCGATCTCTATGCGTTGGGCGTGACGCTCTACCAGATGCTGACGGGAACGCTGCCGTTCTCCGCTGGCAACCCAATGGACTGGGTCCACTGCCACCTCGCCCGGCAGCCGATGGCGCCGGCCGAGCGGGTACCGGCGAGCCCGGTCCAGCTCTCTGCCGTGGTGATGAAGCTGCTCGCCAAGACGGCGGAGGAGCGCTACCAGACGGCCGGCGGGCTGGAGGCGGATCTGCGGCGCTGCCTGGCCGCATGGGAAAGCCGGGGGCGCATCGACACGTTCGCGCCTGGCGAGCATGACCTGCCGGACCGGCTGATGATCCCGGAGCGGCTCTACGGTCGGGATCGCGAGATTGGGGTGCTGCTCGGCGCCTTCGACCGCGTGGTGTCCGGGGGCGCGCCGGAGCTGGTGCTGGTGTCCGGCTACTCGGGTATCGGCAAGACCTCGGTCGTGCACGAGTTGCACCGTGCGCTGGTGCCGCATCGCGGCCTGTTCGCTTCAGGCAAGTTCGATCAGTATAAGCGGGACATCCCTTATGCAACGCTGGCGCAGGCGCTGCAGGGACTGGTACGCCCGCTGCTGGGCAAGAGCGAGGCGGAACTGGCACCGTGGCGCGCCGCGCTGGCCGAGGCGCTGGGCCCGAACATCGGGCTCATGGTGCCGCTCATCCCGGAACTGGCGCTCATCCTTGGCCCGCAGCCGCCAATGTCGGAAGTTCCGCCGCGCGACGAACAGCACCGCTTCCAGCTCGTGTTCCGCCGCCTCATCGGCGTCTTTGCGCAGGCTGCGCATCCGCTGGCGCTCTTCCTTGACGACCTGCAGTGGCTGGACGCGGCAACACTGGACCTGCTCGAGCATCTCGCGACCCAGCCGGAGGTACGGCATCTGCTGCTGATCGGCGCCTATCGCGATAACGAAGTCACGCCCGGGCACCCGCTGCTGGCGCGACTGACGGCCATCCGCCAGGGCGGGGCAAGCGTGGGGGAGATCATGCTGACGAGCCTAGGGCGCGACGATGTCGGCCGGCTTCTCGGCGATGCCCTGCATTGCACGCCGGAGCGCGGCGAGGCGCTCGCCAGACTGGTGCACGAGAAGACCGCGGGCAATCCATTCTTTGCGATCCAGTTCCTCACCGCCCTGGCGGAAGAGGGGCTGTTTGCATTCAATCATCGCGAGGCGCGCTGGTCGTGGGACCTTGGACAGATCCGCGCCAAGGGTTTCACCGACAACGTGGTGGACCTGATGCTCGGCAAGCTCGGCCGCCTGCCCGCAGCGACCCAGGAAGCGCTGAAGCAGCTCGCCTGTCTTGGCAACGAAGCCGCGGTAGGCATCATGACCATGGTCCTGGGCGGCAGTGAAGGGACGCTGGATGCGGCGCTGTGGGAGGCGGTCCAGGGCGGCCTGGTGTTGCGGCGCGAGGAGACTTATCGCTTTCCGCACGACCGAGTCCACGAGGCGGCCTACGCGCTGATTGCCGAAGCCGCGCGGCCCGCGGCGCACCTTGCGATCGGGCGCAGGCTTGCCGCGCACACGTCCCAGGAAGCGCTTGCGGAGCGCGTCTTCGAGATCGTTGGCCAGCTCAATCGCGGTGCCGCACTGATTACCGCACCCGAGGAGAGGTGGCGGCTGGCCGAGCTGAACCTGCTCGCCGGCCAGCGTGCCAAGGGATCGACGGCCTACGCCAGCGCATTGGCCTATCTGGCCACGGGCGCGGCGCTGTTGCCCGCGGATGCCTGGGAATGCCGGCACGCGCTTGCCTTTGCACTGGCGTTCGAACGGGCCGCATGCGAATTCCTTACCGGTGCCTCGGGGGCGGCGGAGCCACGCCTCGCCGACCTCGCGAGCCGTGTGGTCGGCCTCCCTGAGTTGGCCGCGGTGACCCAATTGCGACTGGAGCACTTCATGGCCCTCGGTCAGAGAGGCCGTGCGGTCGAGGTCGGTCTCGATTACCTGCGTCGGGCTGGCGTGGAATGGTCGGCGCACCCTGCGAAGGCGGAGGTAGAGCAGGAGTACGCGCGGATGTGGCGGCAGATCGGGGACCGGCCGATCGATGCGCTGATTGACTTGCCGCGCATGGCCGACCCCGATGCAGTCGGGACCATGGACGTCCTGACCGCGCTGATGCCGCCGGCCTGGTACACCGACGAGAACTTGCGTGCGCTCGTGATTGGCCGGATGGCGAACCTGAGTCTCGAACATGGCAACAGCGATGCGTCGTGCCTTGGCTATGCCTGGCTCAGCATGGTGCTGGCGCCGCAATCGGGCGACTACGCGGCGGGATACCGCTTCGGCAAGCTGGGCCTGGACCTGGTGGACCAGCGCGGGCTGGACCGGTTCAAGGCCCGCGTCTACCAAGTCGTGGGCGGCCACGTCCTGCAATGGACGCATCCGATCCGCGACGCGAGCAGCCTGGTGCGGCGCGGCTTCGATCTGTCCAACAAGCAGGGCGACCGCACCTTTGCGGCCTTCACCAGCAACAACCTCATTACGCACCTGCTGGCCAGCGGCGCGCCGCTGGCCGATATGGAACGCGAAGCCGAAGCTGCGATCGCCTTCGCGCGCGAAGCGGGGTTTGGTCTTGTTGTTGACCGCATTACCCCGCAACGCCAGCTTGCCCGGACACTGCGTGGTCTGACATCGGTCTTCGGCTCGTTCAACGATAGCGGGTTCGACGAAGACCGGTTCGAGCGGCATCTGGAGCAGGATCGGGGCCTCGCACTCGTTACCTGCTGGTACTGGATCCGCAAGCTGCAGGCGCGCTTTTTTGCCGCCGACCATGCCGGCGCGATTGCGGCGGCGGAGCGCGCCCGGCCGCTGCTCTGGACCTCACCGTCATTCTTCGAGCAGGCGGAATACCACTTCTATGCAGCGCTGGCACGGGCGGCCTGCTGCGATGCGGTCGCTGCGGCAGACCGGGTCCGGCACCTTGAGGCCCTGGCTGGACACCACCGCCAGTTGCAGGCCTGGGCCGAGCATTGTCCGGGGAATTTCGAAAACCGGGCTGCATTGATCGGTGCGGAGATCGCCCGTATGGGTGGGCGCGAGGCCGACGCCATGCGCCTGTACGAACAGGCCATCCTGTCCGCGCGCGACAACGACTTTATCCACAACCAGGCACTCGCTAACGAGCTGGCGGCACGATTCTATGCGGCGCGGGGCTTCGAGAAGATAGCGTGGGTGTATCTGCGGGATGCCCGTCACGGCTATCGCCGCTGGGGCGCCGAGGGCAAGGTGCGGCAGCTCGACGGGTTATATCCGGCACTCGGCGAAGAAGAGTCGGCACCTGCTTCGACCCGGACGATCGGCGCTTCTGTCGAACACCTGGACCTCGCCACGGTGATCGCCGTCTCGCAGGCGGTGTCGGGTGAAATCTTCCTGGACAAGCTGGTCGACACGCTGATGCGTACCGCAATCGAGCAGGCCGGCGCGCAACGAGGCCTGCTGATCCTGCACCAGGGTGCCGGGCTGCGCATTGCGGCCGAAGCGACCACCTGCGGCCATGCCATCACCGTGCAACTGCACGACCAGAGCGTGCCCGGCACCGCGCTGCCGCTATCGATCCTTCACCATGTTTTGCGCAGCCGCGAGACCGTCGTGCTGGACAATGCCGAGGCGCAGGGGCCGTTCTCCGTCGATCCTTACATTCGGCTGCATCGCGCCCGCTCGATTCTGTGCCTGCCGCTCCTCACTCAGGCCAAGCTGATCGGCGTCCTTTACCTGGAGAACAGCCTGGCTCCACGCGTCTTCGTGCCGGCCAGGGCGGCGGTGCTGAAGCTGGTGGCCTCGCAGGCGGCGACCGCGCTGGAGAACAGCCGTTTGTATCGCGATCTCGAGCAACGCGAAGCAAAGATCCAGCGTCTGGTCGAAGCCAACATTATCGGCATCTGCATCTGGCAACTCGATGGCCGGATTCTGGAGGCCAACGACGCGTTCCTGCGCATGTCGGGTTACGACCGCGAGGATCTCCGCTCGGGCCGCCTGGGATGGGCGGACCTGATGCCTGCGTCAGCGCAGGCGCCCGGTGCACCCCTGGCTGCGTTCAGCGTGGCGGGGACTGTGCCGCCGTTCGAGAAGGACTTGGTCCGCAAGGATGGGAGGCGTGTGCCCGTGCTGCTCGGGTCTGCGAACTTCGAGGATGGGGTGGACCAGGGGGTGTCTTTCGTGCTCGACCTGACCGAGCGCAAGCGCGCCGAGCAGGCGCTGCACCAGGCGCGGGCCGAACTCGCCCACGTCGCGCGCGTGACCACGCTGAACGCGCTGACTGCCTCGATCGCCCACGAGGTGAGTCAGCCGCTGGCGGCCATTGTCGCGAACGCCAGTGCAGCATTGCGCTGGCTCGGCCGCCAGCCCCCCGATCTTGCTGAGGTGCGGGAGGCGGTGGAGGGCATTGTCCAGAACGGGCATAGGGCCAGCGCGGTGATCGAGGGAATGCGGGGGCTGCTGAGGAAGACGGCCGCGGTAACGGTTCGACTTGACCTCAACGAGCTGGTCAAAGAGACGATCACGCTGATCAGCGGCGAGGTGTCGCGACATCAGATCCTGCTGCGGACCGAGCTCGCGCCCGGGCTACCGCTGGTGGCGGGTGATCGGGTACAGTTGCAGCAGGTGCTGCTGAACCTGGTGATGAATGGCATCGAGGCGATGACAGAAGTGGCCGACCGGCCGCGGGAACTCGTGATCCGGTCACTGTGCGCGAAACCCCAGACAGTGCGGGTCGCCGTGGAGGACGCTGGCATCGGGCTGGCTCCGCAGGTGATGGAGCGGGTGTTCGATGCCTTCTACACCACCAAGGCGCAGGGTCTGGGCATGGGCCTGGCGATTTGTCAGTCGCTGGTCGAGTCGCATGGCGGGCGGCTGTGGGCGAGCGCAAATTCGCCTTGCGGGTCGGTGTTCCAGTTCGCTTTGCCGGCTAGGCAGGAGTAG